The Streptomyces sp. ICC1 DNA window TCCTTGGCGGTAGTGGTCGAGGGCTGTGCGGTCGACGAGCCACAAACGCTCGCCGGCCCGCCGGGCGGGCAGGCGCCCGGCTTCGATCAGGGACCGAATCCAGCGCGGCGAGCACTCCATGAGCGCCGCCGCCTCGATCACGGTCACCTCGACCGTGTCAGGGTCCGCCAGGGTGCTTCCGGTAGCGGCAGGCCGTACGGACTCTGCGGTCGCGTGCTCGGCGCCGGCCTGTAGTGCGACGAGGAGTCGTCGCGCTCCGGCCGAGAGCTCGCCTCCATCTGTGCGCACCCGTTCGTCGAGGTGAGCCGAGAGGATGCGAACGACCTCACTCGCGAGCACGGGCGGAACGATCACCGATCCGTCTGGCCGGAGCATCGAACTGCCCAGTCGTACCCGATCCGAGTCATCGAACCGACGGATTTGGTAT harbors:
- a CDS encoding helix-turn-helix domain-containing protein; protein product: MNTLDRSQRVPNPLTTCADDARSGYQIRRFDDSDRVRLGSSMLRPDGSVIVPPVLASEVVRILSAHLDERVRTDGGELSAGARRLLVALQAGAEHATAESVRPAATGSTLADPDTVEVTVIEAAALMECSPRWIRSLIEAGRLPARRAGERLWLVDRTALDHYRQGGTAL